CGGAAGGCCCGCTGTTCCGGGGAGCCCAGGGCGGGCCGCAGGGGCAGGGCGGCATCCCGGCCCAGGCCGCCGATGCGCTCCAGGGCATCGCGCACCAGCTGGCCTTTCCAGCGCAGCTGGGCCGCATAGGGCAGGCGCTGCCAGGGGCAGCCGCCGCAATCCTCGCCGTGGGGGCAGATGTCCGCCGCCAGGGCCACATCCTCCAGCACCGCCGTGCGCCGGGCCTCCCAGAAGCGTTTCTGGCGGCGGATGATGCGGGCCCGCACCGTCTGGCCGGGCAGGGAGCCCGCGACGAAGATGACGGGCCCTCCGTCCTCGGGGCGGTGCAGGCCGCGGCCGTCGTGGGCCAGGGCGTCGATGCGGCAAACGATCTCGTCGGTCATGGCGGAACAGGGGGTTGGGGTGGCGGAGGGCAGGCCGGAGAGGCCCGCGGCACGATGATCTTTCTTGTAGCGGCTTTGCCCCGGGCTGGCAATGCGCGTCCGGCGGCGGGATGGTCCCCCGCCCCTCCCGCGGCGGGAAAAGCGCGTCCGGCGTGGGAAAAATCCGTCGTCAGGCAAAAAAGCATTGCCTCCCGGCCTTTCCTGTGCTATGCAACGCAACTGGCCTACGCCTCTGTCTGGCCCCGACTACCGCGCGTCCCGCCACAGGATGCGTGGCCTGTGGCGCGGCCAAGAACAAAAATCACTTGACTTTTCTTGCAGCATGAGGCAAACAGGCCTCTCTCTTTTCGGAGGTTTAAGAGCATGTACGCTATTATTGAAACGGGCGGCAAACAGTACCGCGTCGAAGAAGGTTCCAAGATCGTTGTGGAAAAGCTCGCTGGCGAAGCCGGCAGCGAAATCAAGCTGGACAAGGTGCTGATGCTTGGCGGCGCCGACGTGAAAGTGGGCGCTCCCTATGTGGAAAACGCTGCCGTGACCGCCGAAGTGGTGGAACAGGGCCGCGGCGCCAAGGTCATGGTGTTCAAGCGCTGGCGTCGTAACGACTCGCGCAAGCTGCGCGGTCATCGTCAGGACTGCACCACCATCCGCGTCAAAAGCATTAACGGCTAGCTTGGCGGCGTGTCCCCGCGGGGACGCACGGCAATCTGCCTTGTAAGGAGTATACCATGGCTCATAAGAAAGCAGGCGGCTCTTCGCGTAACGGCCGCGACAGTGCGGGCCAAAGACGCGGCGTGAAGCGCTTTGGCGGCCAGAACGTGCTGGCTGGCAACATCATCGTGCGTCAGCTCGGCACCAAGATCTATCCCGGCACCAACGTGGGCATGGGCAGGGACTACACCCTGTTCGCCAAGGTTGACGGCGTGGTGCGTTTTGAAAAGTACATCCGCAAGCGTCGCGTGCTCACCCGCGTGCATGTGGAAGCCCCCGTTGCCGAATAACGGCGCGGCAAGGCGTGATTTTTGAAGGGAAGAGGCCGCAGGGCTTCTTCCCTTTTTTGCTTTTTCAGGCCCCTGCGGCCTGCGGTACGCCCGCAAGGCGTCCCGAAGATCAGGGTGGCGACACCCGGGAGATGTTTCATGCGTTTTGTGGACGAAGCTACCATCCAGGTCCGGGCCGGCAAGGGCGGCCACGGCTGCGTGTCTTTCCGGCGTGAAAAGTTCGTGCCCCGCGGCGGGCCGGACGGCGGTGACGGCGGCAGGGGCGGTTCCGTCATCCTCAAGGCGGACAGCCGCCTGCTTTCCCTCTACGACTTCCGCCTCAAGCGCCAGTACGAGGCCCGCAACGGCCAGCCCGGCATGGGCAGCCAGTGCAACGGCCGCAAGGGCGAGGACCTCATCCTGGGCCTGCCCGTGGGCACCCTGGTCTATGCCCGCGACGAGATGGGCGAGGAATACCTGCTGGCCGACCTGCGCGAGCCCGGCATGGAAGTGGTGGCCGCCCAGGGCGGTCGCGGCGGCATGGGCAACGAGCATTTCAAGACGTCCACCATGCGCGCCCCGCGTTTCGCCCAGCCCGGCGAGCCCGGCGAGGAACGCGAGCTGCGCCTGGAACTGAAGATCCTGGCCGACGCCGGTCTGCTGGGCCTGCCCAACGCGGGCAAGTCCACCTTCATCTCGCAGGTCTCGGCGGCGCGGCCCAAGATCGCGGCCTATCCCTTCACCACCCTGACCCCCAACCTGGGCGTCATGATCGACGAATACGATCCTGACCGCCGCATGGTCATCGCCGACATCCCCGGCCTCATCGAGGGCGCCCACGAAGGCCAGGGCCTGGGCCACCGCTTCCTCAAGCATGTGGAGCGCACCCGCTTTCTGGTGCACATCCTCAGCATCGAGGACGTGAGCGACGACAACCCCTGGGCCGGTTTCGAGCTCATCAACGAGGAGCTGCGCCGCTTCGACCCCGAACTGGCCGAACGCCGCCAGATCGAGGTCATCAACAAGATCGACCTGGTGGACGAGGAGCGTCTGGAAGGGCTGCGGGCCCGCGCCCGTGCCGACGGCCGCGAGGTCTTCTTCATCTCGGCCCGTGACGGCATCGGCATCGGGGATCTGGTGGCCGCGCTCTGGAAGCTGCGCGACGAAGTGCAGGTGCACGAGCCCCTGCACCACTTCGTGGAAGCCGGGAACGTGGACGAAGAGGAGTTCGAGGACATCGAAGTCATCTACACCCGCGAGTGACGCGTGCGGGGCGGGGCCGCGGGGCCGCCTGGCAGGCCGTGCTCCTGCCCCGTTTTTCGTCACTCAGGAGGAGAAGCATGAAACATATCCTTTTGTCCTGCCTCCTGCTGCTGGCCCTGTGCGCCACCGCCCCGGCCGCCCCTGTGGAGAGGCAGACCTTCCGCGTGGTCGCCCCCGAGGGCTGGACCGTGACCGCCGTGCCGGACGTGGGCGAAGGCGTGGTGCTGGTGGCCCCGGACAAGTCCGTGAGCGTCACCATCGTCACCGCCGCCAGCGGGACCATGACGCCGGAACAGCTGGCGGCCGACTATGAGCAGAAGCTGCACGCCGCCCGTGTGGCGCAGAACGGCAACTATTACGGCCTCAAGGGCATGGCGGGCGACCTGCCGCTGGAGGTCTGCCTCTGGACCTTCGACGGCATGCACGGCGTGGCCAGCATCGTGGGCCGCACCGGCCATCCCGCCCTGCAGGGCATCGTGGACTCGCTGGAGTTCTACAAGTAGGCCGTCTCTCGTGTATTTCATGAGGGGCGGGGCGCAGCCTCCCAGCCTCCCTGTTGTCCGGCAAAGCTCCCGAACGTCATTCCGTAACGCCGGGGAGCCTGCCGTCAGCCGGGGAGATGTCGGGCATGGTCCGGTGCACTCCCCCCTCAGATCATCACAGAAACCAAAAAGGACGCCGGATTATCCGGCGTCCTTTTTTTCGTCACGGCTCCGGCAGGGGACCATGACGCCATATGCGGGGGATTTCTGGTGATGTCCCTCTTGTCGGCCCTGCCCGTCATCAATGATGTTTCGAAGGACGGCAGGGAATCGGCGTGTCGGCTTCGTGCGGGATCACAGGGCCGGGACTTTTATCCCGCTCATTCGGCAGACAGGCTTTCGGGGGAAGGATGCCTTTCGCTGTCTTCCGAGGGCAGGGCGCTGCAAGACTGCCGCCGTGCCGCGACGATGCTTTGGCCGGCGAAGACCTTCTGCCCCACCGCCACACGGGGCATGTAGTCCGGGGGAAGGTAGAGATCGACACGGGAGCCGAACTTGATCATGCCGATGCGTTCCCCTTTTTTGCCCATGCCGCCTATCTCCGCATAACTGACGATGCGCCGGGCTATAAGCCCCGCGATCTGTACCATGACGAAATCCCCGTCATCGGCCTTCAGGGCATAGGCGCAGCGTTCGTTGTCCCGGGAGGCTTTGTCCAGGGACGCGTTGAAGAATTTGCCGGGATAGTAGCGGATGTCCTTGATGGTGGCATCGACCGGCATCCGGTTCACGTGCACGTCAAAAAGGTTCATGAAGATGCTGATGCAGGTGCGCCGCTCCCCCGTGAACGGCTCGCCGACCTGCTCGATCCGCACGATCCTGCCGTCGGCCGGACTGAGGGCACAATGTCTTTCCTGCGGGCATACCCGGTCGGGATCACGGAAAAAATGGCTGGACAGCCAGAGCACGAGCAAAAAGGCCAGGGCCGGGAACCAGAGCCCCAGGAGGGCGAACAGGAGCGCGCTGAACGCGACAAGGGCGAGGAACGGGAAACCTTCCCTGCATATGCCGATTTGGGGATGTTTCATGCGTATGTCTCCAAGCTGGGAGGCCTCCATGCACGGGCAGGGAGGCCTTCCCCAGTCAGGCTACACGAGTGACGGACACAAAAAGTCCGTCCCGTGCTGCCTCAGGATGTCGGCGCCGTCATAGTGGGCCCGTTTCTCAAGGAATTTCCCGTCCTTGAGCGTGATCATGAACATCAGGGAAAAACGCACCTTTTTGTTCGTGGGCGGGAGGCCGAGAAAAGGCCTGGTGTGGACCCCTTCATAGACCAGATAGCAGGCCACCTTGTCGCCTTCCGCAAACATGTTGTGGATGCGCATGGTAAAGCCCGGGCAGGCGTCCATATGGTTCTTTTCCTGCCGGATGAACTCATCGGCCGAAAGGGGATGGTCTATCTGGGAGTAGAAGCGGAAATCAGGGTGGCACAGGTCCTTCAGCGCATCGTAGTTGTTCTCTTCGATGAGCTGATAGAACTTTTTGACGACAGCTTTGTTTTCTTCAGGGGACATGGATGTGCT
This is a stretch of genomic DNA from Desulfovibrio piger. It encodes these proteins:
- the rplU gene encoding 50S ribosomal protein L21; this encodes MYAIIETGGKQYRVEEGSKIVVEKLAGEAGSEIKLDKVLMLGGADVKVGAPYVENAAVTAEVVEQGRGAKVMVFKRWRRNDSRKLRGHRQDCTTIRVKSING
- the rpmA gene encoding 50S ribosomal protein L27, coding for MAHKKAGGSSRNGRDSAGQRRGVKRFGGQNVLAGNIIVRQLGTKIYPGTNVGMGRDYTLFAKVDGVVRFEKYIRKRRVLTRVHVEAPVAE
- the obgE gene encoding GTPase ObgE, producing MRFVDEATIQVRAGKGGHGCVSFRREKFVPRGGPDGGDGGRGGSVILKADSRLLSLYDFRLKRQYEARNGQPGMGSQCNGRKGEDLILGLPVGTLVYARDEMGEEYLLADLREPGMEVVAAQGGRGGMGNEHFKTSTMRAPRFAQPGEPGEERELRLELKILADAGLLGLPNAGKSTFISQVSAARPKIAAYPFTTLTPNLGVMIDEYDPDRRMVIADIPGLIEGAHEGQGLGHRFLKHVERTRFLVHILSIEDVSDDNPWAGFELINEELRRFDPELAERRQIEVINKIDLVDEERLEGLRARARADGREVFFISARDGIGIGDLVAALWKLRDEVQVHEPLHHFVEAGNVDEEEFEDIEVIYTRE
- a CDS encoding phosphatidylserine decarboxylase family protein, whose product is MKHPQIGICREGFPFLALVAFSALLFALLGLWFPALAFLLVLWLSSHFFRDPDRVCPQERHCALSPADGRIVRIEQVGEPFTGERRTCISIFMNLFDVHVNRMPVDATIKDIRYYPGKFFNASLDKASRDNERCAYALKADDGDFVMVQIAGLIARRIVSYAEIGGMGKKGERIGMIKFGSRVDLYLPPDYMPRVAVGQKVFAGQSIVAARRQSCSALPSEDSERHPSPESLSAE
- a CDS encoding ester cyclase, encoding MSPEENKAVVKKFYQLIEENNYDALKDLCHPDFRFYSQIDHPLSADEFIRQEKNHMDACPGFTMRIHNMFAEGDKVACYLVYEGVHTRPFLGLPPTNKKVRFSLMFMITLKDGKFLEKRAHYDGADILRQHGTDFLCPSLV